In Nocardioides bizhenqiangii, the DNA window TGCTCCCAGCGCGCGGACAGGCCGTGGCCCTCCGAGCCGAGCACGAGCGCGACCTTGTCGAGGCCGGCGACGGCCTCCTCGATCGGCGCGGAGTCGTCGGCGAGGGTGAGCGCGACGGTGGTGAAGCCCGCGGCGGACAGCGCCGGAAGCGCGTCGCGCCATTCGGTCAGCCGTGTCCACGGCAGGCTGAACACGGCGCCCATCGCGACCTTGACCGAGCGCCGGTAGAGCGGGTCGGCGCAGCGCGGGGCCAGCAACGCGGCATCGAACCCGAGTGCTGCTGCGCTGCGGAAGATCGCACCGACGTTGGTGTGGTCGACGATCTCCTCGAGCACCACCACCGACCGCGCGCCGTCGAGCACGTCGGCGACCGACGGCAGCGGTCGTCGTACCAGCGATGCGAGCGCGCCCCGGTGCACGTGGAAGCCGGTGACCTCCTCGGCCAGCGCCTCCGAGACCACGTAGCAAGGGGCGTCCGTGGTGGCGAGCACGTCGGCGAGGCCGTCGAGCCACCGGGGGGCCATCAGGAAGGAACGGACCGGGAAGCCCCCTTCGATCGCGCGGCGGACGACCTTCGCGCCCTCGGCGAGGAAGAGGCCGTGCTCGGCCTCGAGGTGCTTGCGCAGCTGGACGTCGCGCAGGTCGCGGTAGTCGGCCA includes these proteins:
- a CDS encoding TrmH family RNA methyltransferase, whose translation is MAELVEIAAADDPRLADYRDLRDVQLRKHLEAEHGLFLAEGAKVVRRAIEGGFPVRSFLMAPRWLDGLADVLATTDAPCYVVSEALAEEVTGFHVHRGALASLVRRPLPSVADVLDGARSVVVLEEIVDHTNVGAIFRSAAALGFDAALLAPRCADPLYRRSVKVAMGAVFSLPWTRLTEWRDALPALSAAGFTTVALTLADDSAPIEEAVAGLDKVALVLGSEGHGLSARWEQAADRRAIIPMAAEIDSLNVAAASAVACYVTARR